In Desulfurobacterium indicum, a single window of DNA contains:
- a CDS encoding transposase gives MELQKILPDLVKEVVKQTLESIMTAEREVFLKEHGGTKNGFYVRNLDTVIGKLENLRIPRDREGKFRTKLIEPYRRRDINLEDLILGMFASGMSARAVAQALESVFELKYSPSTISKISQVTLEEI, from the coding sequence ATGGAACTACAGAAGATTTTACCAGACCTAGTTAAGGAAGTGGTAAAGCAAACCTTAGAGTCAATCATGACGGCTGAAAGAGAAGTGTTTCTTAAAGAACATGGAGGAACAAAGAACGGCTTTTACGTTAGAAACTTAGATACTGTTATCGGTAAGCTTGAAAATCTGAGAATTCCAAGAGATAGAGAGGGAAAATTCAGAACAAAGTTGATAGAACCTTATAGAAGAAGAGATATCAATCTTGAAGACTTAATACTTGGGATGTTTGCCTCTGGTATGAGTGCAAGAGCAGTAGCCCAGGCTCTTGAAAGCGTGTTTGAACTTAAATACTCACCCTCAACCATAAGCAAAATATCGCAGGTAACCTTAGAGGAAATA
- a CDS encoding NADH-dependent [FeFe] hydrogenase, group A6, with protein MTETVTIKIDGKEYTVESGQTILEVCKKLDIYVPTLCFMEKMSEGGHCGLCIVDVKGARTFQRACITKVRDGMEIETNTPAVRDVRKTVFEMILADHKIECPVCKRDETCEIRKVAKHLGFPEFEVEPIYTDEGVDNSIISREPAKCIKCQRCVNTCELIPGIGIYGFFGKGHDATVEPPKSLSMSETPCIVCGQCVVRCPTGALTERDDTEKVLEALYDPEKLVFASFAPSVRVAIGEPFGMEPGEVVVGKLVSALRRLGFDRVYDVNFGADLTIVEEANELISRIKNGGVLPMATSCCPGWVNFVEKFHPEFIPNLSSCKSPQAMLGALVKSYMKEIEGISEEKIIHVTIMPCTAKKYEALRPELSGDTDYVLTTRELARLLKRFDIDLSKLPEDEADKPFGEYTGAATIFGVTGGVMEAALRTAVDWLSGGTFDKLEFTAVRGMEDLKFAEVDVNGTIIRVAVAHTLSAAEKLLHMIKNGEVEIHFFEVMACPGGCVGGGGQPIPSTTEMIKRRSEGLYSDDEKRVLRKSHENPYIKAVYEKYLGAIGGEKAHHILHTTYRVVYDILCKLEKWDNLLGNTPQIPTPGGKNGTTEDFTRPS; from the coding sequence ATGACAGAGACGGTTACCATAAAAATAGACGGCAAAGAATACACGGTAGAGTCGGGACAGACGATTCTTGAAGTTTGTAAGAAACTTGATATTTATGTTCCGACACTCTGCTTTATGGAAAAGATGAGCGAAGGTGGTCATTGCGGTCTTTGTATTGTTGACGTGAAAGGTGCCAGAACATTTCAGAGGGCGTGCATAACGAAGGTCAGAGACGGTATGGAAATTGAGACAAACACCCCTGCTGTTAGAGATGTCAGAAAAACCGTCTTTGAAATGATTTTGGCTGACCATAAGATAGAGTGTCCAGTCTGTAAAAGGGACGAAACCTGTGAGATAAGAAAAGTCGCAAAACACCTTGGTTTTCCAGAGTTTGAAGTAGAACCGATATACACAGACGAAGGTGTTGACAATTCCATAATTTCAAGGGAACCGGCTAAGTGTATTAAGTGCCAGAGGTGTGTTAATACCTGTGAGCTTATCCCGGGTATTGGTATTTATGGATTTTTTGGAAAAGGACACGATGCAACTGTTGAACCGCCTAAATCCCTATCAATGTCAGAAACGCCGTGTATTGTATGCGGCCAGTGTGTTGTGAGGTGTCCTACTGGAGCTCTTACAGAGAGGGATGATACGGAGAAGGTTTTGGAGGCTCTTTATGATCCGGAAAAGCTCGTTTTTGCATCTTTCGCTCCTTCTGTCAGGGTTGCAATCGGAGAGCCTTTCGGGATGGAGCCTGGAGAGGTTGTTGTAGGAAAGCTTGTATCTGCTCTCAGGAGGTTGGGCTTTGACAGGGTTTATGACGTAAACTTTGGTGCCGACCTTACGATTGTTGAGGAGGCTAACGAGCTGATCAGTAGGATAAAGAACGGTGGTGTTCTTCCTATGGCGACATCATGCTGTCCCGGATGGGTTAACTTCGTTGAGAAATTTCATCCTGAGTTTATTCCTAACCTTTCTTCCTGTAAATCTCCTCAGGCGATGCTTGGCGCTCTTGTTAAAAGTTATATGAAAGAGATAGAAGGGATATCCGAAGAAAAGATCATTCACGTTACTATTATGCCGTGCACTGCCAAGAAGTACGAAGCTTTAAGGCCTGAACTTAGTGGAGACACCGATTATGTTCTGACGACAAGAGAACTTGCAAGACTGCTTAAGCGTTTTGATATAGACCTTTCAAAGTTACCTGAAGATGAAGCCGATAAGCCTTTTGGTGAATATACAGGTGCGGCTACTATTTTTGGTGTTACTGGTGGAGTTATGGAAGCTGCTTTAAGAACTGCCGTTGATTGGCTTTCCGGTGGCACGTTTGATAAGCTTGAATTTACCGCGGTTCGCGGTATGGAAGATCTTAAGTTTGCGGAAGTTGACGTAAACGGAACAATTATCAGGGTTGCTGTTGCTCATACTCTCTCCGCTGCGGAAAAGCTTCTTCATATGATTAAAAATGGAGAAGTTGAAATTCACTTCTTTGAGGTTATGGCGTGTCCCGGTGGATGTGTCGGCGGCGGTGGTCAACCTATACCTTCAACGACAGAAATGATTAAAAGAAGATCCGAAGGACTTTATAGCGATGACGAGAAAAGAGTTTTGAGGAAATCTCATGAGAATCCTTATATAAAAGCCGTTTATGAAAAATACCTTGGAGCTATCGGTGGCGAAAAAGCTCACCATATCCTTCACACCACTTACAGGGTAGTGTACGATATTTTGTGTAAGCTTGAGAAATGGGATAACCTCCTGGGGAACACCCCACAAATACCAACCCCAGGAGGCAAAAATGGAACTACAGAAGATTTTACCAGACCTAGTTAA
- a CDS encoding complex I 51 kDa subunit family protein produces MIDFKVIGEPVILKNARKICPNDIEKCIEAGRYGALKRALKEMSPEDVIEEVKKSQLRGRGGAGFPTGLKFELAAKEKSDKKYVVVNGEEGEPGTFKDRIIMEDSPHLLIEGTILAGYAIGADEGIICVRCDYIKAIKRLRKAIADAYNMGILGKNIFGTDFSFDITIERGAGAYVCGEETALLEMLEGKRGEPRKKPPFPPQKGLYGKPTVVNNVETLANLPFIISEGADRFLEFGIDGSHGTKLFSLSGDIEWKGLIEIPFGATIKEIIELAGGVKDGKKLKAVILGGVSGTLVRYDEVDISVDYHSLGVIEAGPGCGTIIVLDETRDIVDVTENIMEFFRTESCGKCRPCSLGTVSLCNLIHRIKEGNGTEEDLKKIEKISIGMRKASFCGLGQTAPNILYQSIQKFRDEWLAHVRGGKNDRDGYHKNRRQRIHGRVGTDDS; encoded by the coding sequence ATGATTGATTTTAAGGTTATCGGGGAACCTGTAATTCTTAAAAATGCCCGTAAGATATGTCCGAATGATATAGAAAAATGCATAGAGGCCGGTAGATACGGTGCTTTAAAAAGAGCTCTTAAAGAGATGTCCCCGGAAGATGTAATAGAGGAAGTTAAAAAGTCCCAGCTTCGCGGTAGAGGCGGTGCAGGATTTCCTACCGGGTTAAAGTTTGAACTTGCTGCAAAGGAAAAATCTGACAAAAAATATGTTGTTGTTAACGGTGAAGAAGGAGAGCCAGGAACCTTTAAAGACAGGATAATTATGGAAGATTCCCCCCATCTTCTTATTGAAGGGACGATTCTCGCAGGTTATGCAATAGGTGCCGATGAGGGAATAATATGCGTTAGATGTGATTACATTAAGGCTATTAAAAGACTGAGAAAGGCTATAGCTGATGCTTATAATATGGGAATTTTGGGTAAAAATATTTTCGGAACAGATTTTTCTTTTGATATAACAATTGAAAGGGGTGCCGGTGCTTATGTCTGCGGTGAAGAGACAGCACTTCTTGAGATGTTAGAGGGAAAAAGGGGAGAACCGAGAAAAAAACCACCTTTTCCACCACAAAAAGGGCTTTACGGAAAACCCACTGTTGTTAACAACGTTGAGACCCTTGCAAATCTTCCCTTTATTATAAGTGAAGGTGCAGATAGATTTCTTGAATTTGGTATAGATGGATCTCATGGAACCAAGTTGTTCAGCCTTTCCGGTGATATTGAGTGGAAAGGTCTTATAGAGATTCCTTTCGGTGCAACCATAAAGGAAATTATAGAACTTGCAGGTGGGGTAAAAGATGGTAAGAAACTTAAAGCGGTTATTTTAGGTGGAGTATCTGGAACACTTGTCAGATACGATGAGGTTGATATATCTGTTGATTATCATTCACTTGGTGTTATTGAAGCAGGTCCGGGGTGTGGAACAATTATTGTTCTTGATGAGACGAGAGATATAGTAGATGTAACTGAGAATATTATGGAGTTTTTCAGGACGGAATCCTGCGGTAAGTGCCGTCCATGTAGTCTTGGAACAGTTTCTCTTTGTAATCTCATTCACAGAATAAAAGAGGGAAACGGAACGGAGGAAGACCTAAAAAAAATAGAAAAAATATCTATAGGAATGAGAAAGGCTTCATTCTGCGGGCTTGGCCAGACTGCACCTAATATTTTATATCAGTCCATTCAGAAATTTAGGGATGAATGGCTTGCCCACGTGAGAGGAGGTAAGAATGACAGAGACGGTTACCATAAAAATAGACGGCAAAGAATACACGGTAGAGTCGGGACAGACGATTCTTGA
- a CDS encoding complex I 24 kDa subunit family protein: MKEEKFFLIEELLKIQEENELHYIPEDKILEIAKKTGRSPADIHSVISFYPRLSDKPRGKYLIRVCENLPCHLEGAQEVVDAIKDFLGIDFGQSTPDKKFYLERTSCLGLCTAAPVILINNVPYGNLTPEKVVEVLKEYMGGDND; encoded by the coding sequence AAATTCAAGAGGAAAATGAATTACATTATATTCCTGAAGATAAAATTCTTGAAATTGCAAAAAAAACTGGAAGAAGTCCTGCAGATATTCATTCGGTTATCTCTTTTTATCCAAGACTTTCAGATAAACCGAGAGGAAAATACCTTATAAGAGTTTGTGAAAATCTTCCCTGCCATCTGGAAGGGGCTCAGGAAGTTGTTGATGCAATAAAAGATTTCCTGGGCATAGATTTTGGTCAGTCAACACCTGATAAAAAGTTTTATCTGGAAAGAACTTCCTGCCTTGGTTTATGTACAGCTGCTCCGGTAATTCTCATAAATAATGTGCCTTACGGAAATTTGACACCTGAAAAAGTTGTTGAGGTTTTGAAGGAATATATGGGGGGCGATAATGATTGA